The Tindallia magadiensis genome includes a window with the following:
- a CDS encoding methyl-accepting chemotaxis protein: MKFRGKLTMTLLIVFAIIITITSTIGYVNTRRILEESVYADGEAELQAMVEYVEHWLSQKVASVATVAGMVENPYIMEKLLEEPLETGYLKPTGFDEDMVHYYLGFTNGTFITGSGWVPPADYDMTDRPWYIAAKQAGRPTITEVYRDMNTEQYTVSATAPFFDENGRFAGAAVSDIYLATLTETIAEVEIGESGYGLLIAHDGTVMSHPAEDLVNTNLNEHSFFAEIYQSTQAQERGTQYYHEGGMEKILFYQDVPSTGWTLGIVIDEEEVYQPLADLRNQYLMVGIAGMLVVLMLSIVIAQRTVKPVKRVSQVIDRLANYDLTYDEKSEAIKYLKRKDEIGDMTRSLATMQESIAKLILEITGHSKELATSSEKLTATSQQSSTASQEVAKTIEEIAKGATEQAGDVETAVENVKVMENSLVENNEYVLAVKGITEEIQRQKDKGAEAIQELSDLMEESGKYVAVMGEAVQSNQSSADKIDSASSMIQNIADQTNLLALNAAIEAARAGEAGRGFAVVAEEIRKLAEQSTTFTGEIKGIIEELKDKSQTAVQAMKEIDQAVEAENRSKRQTEEQFSKIAESVEGAGDLVKKLTASSLVMEENKDQLVTIMQNLSAISEENAAGTEEASASVEGQTASMEEIANASEMLAEMAGKMEKTVKLFKV, from the coding sequence ATGAAGTTTAGAGGCAAGTTAACGATGACACTTTTGATTGTTTTTGCAATTATTATTACAATCACTTCTACGATTGGCTATGTAAATACTAGAAGAATTTTAGAGGAAAGTGTTTATGCAGATGGAGAAGCCGAATTACAGGCGATGGTAGAATACGTTGAACACTGGTTAAGCCAAAAGGTAGCTTCTGTAGCGACAGTGGCTGGTATGGTAGAAAACCCCTACATAATGGAAAAACTATTAGAAGAGCCTTTAGAAACGGGTTACTTGAAGCCAACAGGTTTTGATGAGGATATGGTACATTACTACCTCGGTTTTACAAACGGTACATTTATCACAGGAAGCGGGTGGGTACCGCCAGCCGATTATGATATGACAGATAGGCCTTGGTATATTGCAGCTAAACAAGCAGGAAGACCAACTATTACTGAAGTATACCGAGATATGAATACTGAACAATATACCGTTTCGGCTACAGCACCTTTTTTTGATGAAAATGGGCGTTTTGCCGGTGCAGCTGTTAGTGATATTTATCTGGCAACGTTAACAGAAACCATTGCCGAGGTGGAAATCGGGGAATCAGGTTACGGTCTTTTGATCGCTCATGATGGTACCGTTATGTCTCATCCAGCAGAAGATCTGGTGAATACAAACCTGAACGAGCATTCTTTTTTTGCAGAAATCTACCAAAGTACACAGGCTCAAGAAAGAGGAACTCAATACTATCACGAAGGAGGTATGGAGAAAATTTTATTCTACCAGGATGTTCCTTCTACTGGCTGGACTTTGGGAATTGTTATTGATGAAGAAGAAGTTTACCAACCCTTAGCAGATCTTAGAAATCAATATTTAATGGTTGGAATTGCAGGTATGTTGGTTGTTTTGATGCTATCTATTGTGATTGCTCAGAGAACGGTTAAACCAGTTAAGCGTGTTTCTCAGGTGATCGATCGACTGGCAAATTATGATCTTACTTATGATGAGAAAAGTGAAGCAATTAAATATTTGAAACGAAAAGATGAAATTGGAGATATGACACGCTCGTTGGCAACAATGCAGGAAAGTATCGCCAAACTGATTTTAGAAATTACAGGTCACTCTAAGGAACTGGCTACTTCTTCAGAAAAATTAACAGCTACTAGTCAACAATCGTCTACGGCATCACAAGAAGTGGCTAAAACCATTGAGGAAATAGCTAAAGGAGCAACGGAGCAGGCAGGGGATGTGGAAACTGCCGTAGAAAACGTAAAAGTGATGGAAAACTCGTTAGTTGAGAATAACGAATATGTACTTGCGGTGAAAGGAATTACAGAAGAGATCCAACGGCAAAAGGATAAAGGGGCTGAAGCGATACAAGAACTTTCAGATCTGATGGAAGAGAGTGGAAAATATGTTGCTGTTATGGGCGAAGCAGTGCAAAGCAATCAAAGCAGTGCAGATAAAATAGACAGTGCCAGCAGCATGATTCAAAACATAGCCGATCAAACCAATCTTCTTGCCCTTAATGCAGCCATTGAAGCAGCTAGAGCTGGAGAGGCCGGCCGAGGTTTTGCGGTTGTAGCAGAAGAAATACGAAAACTGGCAGAGCAGTCTACCACCTTTACCGGTGAAATCAAAGGAATTATCGAAGAGTTAAAAGACAAATCACAAACAGCCGTTCAAGCAATGAAAGAAATTGATCAGGCGGTGGAGGCAGAGAATAGAAGCAAAAGACAGACAGAAGAACAGTTTTCTAAGATTGCTGAATCGGTTGAAGGAGCTGGTGATTTAGTGAAAAAGTTAACGGCCTCTAGTCTAGTAATGGAAGAAAACAAAGATCAACTAGTAACCATTATGCAAAACCTATCAGCAATTTCTGAAGAAAATGCTGCAGGAACAGAAGAAGCTTCCGCCTCCGTGGAAGGACAAACGGCGTCTATGGAAGAAATTGCTAATGCCAGCGAAATGCTTGCTGAAATGGCCGGTAAAATGGAAAAAACTGTTAAATTATTTAAGGTATAA
- a CDS encoding HlyD family secretion protein produces MDNKEKILKKIMIGVFMLFLMTVLAACSNENQPPEEAEKIDLTKENNRQIEAFGKVKVPEPVKLSLKNPGRIEKVLVQEGQVVEKGETIIILDLSEQRQRMEEIAEEIAVVRAEMEASRRNLSQETMVIGQELEYAENRMQQVLREMERYQTLYKAGVIPKETLEEKEMKTEEQQQQVHSLELSLELKEDAYQLKVYRQRIQELEARKQGLQNQMEISYLKGDQLINVFEKSVVKDINKIAGDSIGAGEGIGKLLPLDRLEVEADVLEEFIRDVQVGSGVRFIPVADRSRTYHGKVTFIAGTAVVRNNETVIPIRVSIDDVDDFLKPEFNMDLYIDVE; encoded by the coding sequence ATGGACAATAAAGAGAAAATACTGAAAAAAATCATGATAGGCGTTTTCATGTTATTTCTTATGACTGTATTGGCGGCTTGTTCCAATGAAAATCAGCCACCTGAAGAAGCGGAAAAAATAGATCTGACAAAGGAAAACAATCGTCAAATCGAAGCCTTTGGTAAGGTAAAGGTTCCAGAACCTGTCAAATTAAGCCTGAAGAACCCAGGCAGAATCGAAAAAGTGTTGGTTCAGGAAGGGCAAGTAGTAGAAAAAGGTGAGACAATAATAATACTGGATTTATCGGAGCAACGACAGCGTATGGAAGAAATAGCAGAAGAAATAGCTGTTGTTAGAGCTGAAATGGAAGCCAGCCGCCGAAATTTAAGTCAAGAAACAATGGTGATTGGACAGGAACTGGAATACGCAGAAAATCGGATGCAGCAGGTTTTACGAGAGATGGAGCGTTATCAGACCTTGTATAAAGCAGGTGTCATTCCAAAGGAAACTTTAGAGGAAAAGGAAATGAAAACAGAAGAACAACAGCAACAGGTTCATAGTTTGGAATTAAGCCTAGAGCTGAAAGAAGATGCATATCAGCTTAAAGTGTATCGGCAAAGAATTCAAGAATTAGAAGCCAGAAAACAAGGACTGCAAAATCAAATGGAGATATCTTACCTGAAAGGCGATCAATTGATTAATGTTTTTGAAAAATCGGTTGTAAAAGATATCAACAAAATAGCAGGTGACAGTATCGGAGCGGGTGAAGGAATCGGAAAACTATTGCCACTGGATCGCCTAGAGGTAGAAGCGGACGTGTTGGAAGAGTTTATCCGTGACGTTCAGGTTGGCTCCGGAGTAAGGTTCATACCTGTAGCAGATCGCTCCAGAACCTATCATGGAAAAGTGACTTTTATTGCTGGTACAGCTGTTGTCCGTAACAACGAAACCGTCATACCTATTCGCGTATCTATTGATGATGTTGACGATTTTCTAAAGCCGGAGTTTAATATGGATTTATATATAGATGTTGAGTAA
- a CDS encoding HD domain-containing phosphohydrolase, with product MNQWEQSINKLEQHMPKSLYEDIQILLQEISQVVDVSFSSLWLCSQNMARLQCYQLLTSDGNTLSNNLCISSNMAPGFFQEMEETSFLEISSEESTHPFRTILESSLHHHVSTIFVHILRRRGVILGVIASSKKTTCHPLNWTKEEKLTVGYIGKLATLSFWHHHQKEVKRQLIQKERRLETLTKNMSDLITEVSLDLRILQTTPSSSDMLGYPPEERLGRSIFEFVHPKDQQSLKDTLQRILLEGAEITNTYRVLNSSGEYVYLESIGRRNIESSGKVVSIIFTSRNVTERVLVNQKLNKSYLEAKKNIYGFINTLGSIVEARDPYTAGHQQNVASLAKAIGKKMGLKQKELEGLELAALVHDIGKIYIPTEILCKPGKIMPIEYKMIQEHACHGKKLLESVSSTWPLATIVSQHHERIDGSGYPLGLANKDLLIESKIVAVADVFDAMASHRPYRPALGTEKALEELISKANIIYDKEVVDALVSVVTKDCITIEQDDLSMIKPLSTAVSYG from the coding sequence ATGAACCAATGGGAGCAATCGATAAACAAATTAGAACAACATATGCCCAAATCTTTGTATGAAGATATTCAAATATTACTGCAGGAAATCTCTCAAGTAGTAGACGTATCTTTTTCATCCTTATGGCTTTGCAGTCAAAATATGGCAAGGCTTCAATGTTATCAGTTATTAACCTCTGATGGTAATACCCTTTCAAACAACTTATGCATTTCTTCAAATATGGCTCCTGGCTTTTTCCAAGAAATGGAAGAAACCAGTTTTTTGGAGATTTCCAGCGAAGAGTCAACCCATCCTTTCCGAACTATTTTGGAATCGTCACTTCATCATCACGTATCAACTATATTTGTCCATATTTTAAGAAGGCGTGGTGTCATCTTGGGAGTTATCGCCAGTTCCAAAAAAACGACTTGTCATCCGTTAAACTGGACAAAAGAAGAGAAACTTACTGTCGGTTATATCGGTAAGTTGGCTACCTTATCTTTCTGGCACCATCATCAAAAAGAAGTGAAACGACAACTCATACAAAAAGAACGAAGGCTGGAAACCCTGACAAAGAACATGAGTGATCTGATCACTGAAGTAAGCCTAGATCTTCGCATTCTACAAACGACTCCTTCTAGCAGTGATATGCTGGGTTATCCGCCAGAAGAACGACTTGGACGTTCTATATTCGAGTTTGTCCACCCTAAGGACCAACAATCCTTAAAAGATACGCTTCAACGCATCCTGTTGGAGGGCGCCGAAATTACTAACACCTACAGAGTTCTTAATAGTTCTGGAGAGTATGTCTATCTGGAGTCTATCGGAAGGCGGAATATAGAATCATCTGGAAAGGTTGTAAGTATTATTTTCACCAGTCGAAATGTCACTGAACGCGTTTTAGTAAATCAAAAGCTCAACAAAAGTTATCTGGAAGCAAAAAAAAATATCTACGGCTTTATCAATACCCTCGGATCCATTGTTGAAGCCAGAGATCCTTATACCGCTGGACACCAGCAAAATGTAGCCTCTCTCGCTAAAGCAATAGGGAAAAAGATGGGTCTCAAGCAAAAAGAACTGGAAGGTCTTGAACTGGCCGCTCTTGTTCATGATATTGGAAAAATCTATATTCCAACGGAAATCTTATGTAAGCCCGGTAAGATAATGCCTATTGAATATAAAATGATTCAAGAACATGCTTGTCATGGAAAAAAACTATTAGAGTCCGTCAGTAGTACTTGGCCTCTCGCTACCATTGTATCCCAGCATCATGAACGTATTGATGGATCGGGCTATCCTCTTGGCTTAGCGAATAAAGACCTTTTGATCGAATCTAAAATTGTTGCCGTTGCTGATGTTTTTGATGCCATGGCTTCACATCGACCTTATCGACCTGCCTTGGGAACTGAAAAAGCTTTAGAGGAATTGATCTCAAAAGCAAACATTATTTATGACAAAGAGGTAGTTGATGCATTGGTATCAGTTGTTACAAAAGATTGCATCACAATTGAACAAGATGATCTGTCTATGATAAAACCACTGTCTACAGCCGTCAGCTATGGTTGA
- a CDS encoding ABC transporter permease, with product MGIIIKYILKNIWEKKFRTFLIVISVTCSAALFFASSGIAGTLTAMYEDQMRMTTGNADLIIHANERSPSSSFRLDPEEVPGVELIAGEISMGASYRIFDSEGSGGKEGSRRFHLRGFHLDELQKLNPIIFSEVGEGREFAGNWVILSQIFAEEQGYKTGDSIDIEIDGNSRRFKVWGIAYPTGIFRDSPQSEQLTAVIPRETAAAYQGLRGQVIRAYVIMEPGAEEAEVQQALQQIYRRYEVEPPFTQADLSAMLGVIVMPLYLMTSMVLMISVFIIYSTFKVITVERLPVIGTFRSIGATRRMTDWVLMGESLAYGLLGGVLGNVAGVGVLYLIASILAADPWSGQMDFSLEFGVFQMTGAFLLAVGVSLISSWIPIKRVSKTPIKELVLNLVEGSSRKKNWKTPMAVMIGAIGWILPRAAPHDWALPLSTLGVFMTMTAVIFAVPLMTQIFLKLFERLMEVLFGNLGLLAAKNLKDNTNILNNITLLTIGISVLLMINTLSYSVGIEVLNAYRDWKFDIMVSVYQADRSVEQSLRAVPGVKGTYAAREYRTAIQVKDPEYTLRHLQGVNSASYQEYMAFRPDGDSRQLLEKLSQGRYILVADMMRHILQLEVGDRITMDLPSGLQTYEVIGFYDSLMMNGSNAMIDERYYRLDLQEPYPERFYVRVDEGADPGLVLADIRARFRQRGVWGETIRQLEAMNDKYNEQLFTILKAFSVLAMIIGVFGVFNNYMISFIQRKRALAIMKSVGMSKTQSVIMIMAEALVGGCIAGLTGVFGGITILMGIPYILEAGGIPINIHFATNYFVIALAGGVFIALTASLSPALRGSKLNVIDAIKYE from the coding sequence ATGGGCATTATTATAAAGTATATCCTAAAAAATATATGGGAGAAAAAGTTTCGTACTTTTTTGATTGTCATTTCCGTCACTTGCTCAGCCGCATTATTTTTTGCTTCCAGCGGTATAGCGGGTACGTTGACCGCTATGTATGAAGATCAGATGAGAATGACTACCGGAAATGCAGACTTAATCATCCATGCCAATGAACGTTCGCCCTCTTCAAGCTTTCGACTGGATCCTGAGGAAGTGCCAGGGGTAGAACTGATCGCCGGTGAGATTTCCATGGGAGCTTCTTATCGGATTTTTGACTCCGAGGGTAGCGGTGGTAAGGAGGGCAGCAGGCGTTTTCACCTCCGTGGATTTCATCTGGATGAACTCCAGAAACTAAATCCGATTATCTTTAGTGAAGTGGGAGAAGGTCGAGAGTTTGCTGGTAACTGGGTTATTCTGAGTCAGATTTTTGCAGAAGAACAGGGATATAAAACCGGAGACTCCATTGATATTGAAATCGATGGGAACTCGCGACGTTTTAAGGTATGGGGAATTGCCTACCCTACCGGGATCTTTAGAGACTCTCCTCAGTCAGAACAACTTACGGCTGTTATTCCCAGGGAAACGGCAGCTGCTTATCAAGGGCTAAGGGGACAGGTAATCCGGGCTTATGTGATAATGGAGCCGGGAGCAGAAGAAGCAGAGGTTCAGCAGGCACTGCAGCAGATCTATCGGCGTTATGAAGTAGAACCTCCCTTTACCCAGGCAGATCTTTCTGCTATGTTGGGTGTTATTGTCATGCCGCTTTACTTAATGACGAGCATGGTGCTGATGATTAGCGTCTTTATTATCTACTCCACCTTTAAAGTGATTACTGTGGAACGGCTTCCGGTCATTGGAACTTTTAGGAGTATTGGAGCCACCCGACGGATGACGGATTGGGTGCTGATGGGAGAAAGCCTTGCTTATGGATTATTGGGTGGCGTTCTGGGAAATGTGGCAGGGGTAGGTGTGCTTTACCTAATTGCTTCTATTTTGGCAGCAGATCCTTGGAGTGGGCAAATGGACTTTAGTCTTGAGTTTGGCGTTTTTCAAATGACCGGTGCTTTTTTGCTGGCCGTGGGAGTATCACTGATCAGTTCTTGGATTCCTATCAAAAGGGTATCAAAAACACCTATTAAAGAACTGGTTTTAAATCTGGTGGAAGGATCCTCCCGGAAGAAAAACTGGAAAACGCCGATGGCTGTTATGATAGGAGCTATAGGATGGATTCTTCCAAGAGCAGCTCCTCATGATTGGGCATTGCCCTTAAGCACATTAGGTGTTTTTATGACTATGACAGCCGTTATTTTTGCAGTTCCATTGATGACTCAAATATTTCTGAAGCTGTTTGAAAGGCTGATGGAAGTATTATTTGGAAATTTGGGGCTTTTGGCGGCTAAGAACCTTAAAGATAATACCAATATTCTTAATAATATTACCCTACTGACCATCGGAATTTCTGTTTTACTGATGATTAACACCCTCAGTTACAGCGTAGGCATCGAAGTACTCAACGCTTACCGGGACTGGAAATTTGATATTATGGTGAGCGTATATCAAGCAGACAGGAGTGTGGAACAATCCCTTCGAGCTGTGCCGGGAGTTAAAGGAACTTATGCAGCCCGGGAATATCGAACCGCCATACAAGTGAAAGACCCAGAGTATACATTACGGCATCTGCAGGGCGTTAATTCAGCTTCCTACCAGGAATACATGGCTTTTCGACCAGATGGGGATTCTCGTCAACTTTTGGAAAAACTTTCTCAAGGACGATACATTCTTGTTGCGGATATGATGAGGCATATTTTACAGCTGGAAGTGGGCGATAGGATTACTATGGATCTTCCCTCTGGCCTTCAAACCTATGAAGTGATTGGATTTTACGATTCTCTGATGATGAATGGAAGCAACGCTATGATCGATGAACGGTATTATCGGCTGGATTTACAGGAACCATATCCAGAGCGGTTTTATGTAAGGGTGGATGAAGGGGCAGATCCGGGCCTGGTTCTTGCTGACATCCGGGCCCGATTTAGGCAGCGAGGGGTATGGGGTGAAACCATTCGACAGTTGGAAGCCATGAATGACAAATACAACGAACAGCTATTTACCATTTTGAAAGCATTTTCAGTGTTGGCGATGATCATTGGAGTCTTTGGAGTGTTTAACAATTACATGATCAGCTTTATTCAACGCAAAAGAGCTTTAGCCATAATGAAATCTGTGGGAATGAGCAAAACTCAGTCTGTGATAATGATCATGGCAGAAGCATTAGTAGGTGGATGCATTGCTGGGCTTACCGGAGTTTTTGGTGGTATTACTATTTTAATGGGCATTCCTTACATCCTAGAAGCTGGTGGCATTCCCATCAACATACATTTTGCTACAAATTATTTTGTGATTGCATTGGCAGGAGGCGTTTTTATTGCACTGACAGCTTCTCTGAGCCCAGCTTTGAGAGGCTCAAAGCTGAATGTGATAGATGCTATTAAATATGAGTGA
- a CDS encoding ABC transporter ATP-binding protein, whose translation MPAAIKTEDLCKTYHLGKVPVKVLKEINVNIQQGEFVTIMGPSGSGKSTLLYLMGGLDQPTEGKIYLGDTELSGLTDKEQSIMRRRQVGFVFQFYNLVPNLTVEDNIMLPVLLDGKKIKHYRKALQEIIQIVELEDRRKHTPRELSGGQQQRVAIARALINEPDIILADEPTGNLDSRTTEEVMQLLRRINKEKKKTVVQVSHSLETAEYGNRIIQVRDGKVWDEGDKDGQ comes from the coding sequence ATGCCTGCAGCCATTAAAACTGAAGATCTTTGCAAAACCTACCATCTGGGAAAAGTTCCAGTGAAAGTTCTGAAGGAAATTAATGTGAATATCCAGCAAGGAGAGTTTGTCACTATCATGGGACCTTCCGGGTCTGGAAAAAGCACATTATTATACCTAATGGGGGGATTGGATCAGCCAACGGAAGGGAAAATATATCTGGGAGATACAGAACTTTCTGGGTTGACGGATAAAGAGCAAAGCATCATGCGAAGAAGACAAGTAGGGTTTGTTTTTCAGTTCTATAATCTGGTTCCAAATCTGACAGTAGAAGATAATATTATGCTGCCGGTATTGTTGGATGGGAAAAAGATCAAGCATTACCGTAAAGCATTACAGGAAATTATTCAGATCGTTGAGCTGGAAGATCGACGAAAGCATACCCCCAGAGAATTGTCTGGGGGGCAACAGCAACGGGTGGCTATTGCCCGGGCACTGATTAATGAACCGGATATTATTCTGGCGGATGAACCTACCGGGAATTTGGACAGCCGGACAACAGAAGAGGTTATGCAGTTGTTGCGGAGAATTAACAAGGAAAAGAAAAAAACCGTCGTACAGGTAAGTCATTCTTTGGAAACAGCAGAGTATGGTAATCGAATTATTCAGGTGAGGGATGGAAAGGTGTGGGACGAAGGTGATAAGGATGGACAATAA
- a CDS encoding response regulator has translation MLKVIAIDDEPMALKRFARIIKEMNNVELIKTFENPSEALVFLEKNPVDIAYVDIEMPSISGIELAEKLTSVCPSLDVVMVTAHDQYALEAFRVYAAGYLLKPVERKEVEKCTNMIEKRRNTGKSLPEKEKLYVRCFGDFFCYSNGEMPRYFKWRTAKTRELMAILNHFKGQPVHRDQLLDWLWPEKDIKRAVQNFHATSYYLRNQLEKNGFKHVFEQKNGQYHLNMKYIDSDLCKMDKIIDKIKNEEQKTEDYLALVQLYKGHYFEKQGYLWALDSQEGYRQTFESVQMRLHHYYVQKNERQKAEKALKDIIEIDQLNEEAYGMLITFYLNQKNHVMAIKIYEMMYRLFQEELGIEPPPQITKMFNGVTLTP, from the coding sequence ATGTTAAAGGTAATTGCAATTGATGATGAACCAATGGCGTTAAAACGATTTGCTCGCATCATCAAAGAGATGAATAACGTTGAACTGATAAAAACTTTTGAAAACCCTTCAGAAGCCTTGGTTTTTTTAGAAAAAAATCCTGTTGATATTGCTTATGTAGATATTGAAATGCCTTCCATTAGTGGAATAGAACTGGCAGAAAAATTGACGTCGGTTTGTCCGAGTCTTGATGTTGTCATGGTGACAGCTCATGATCAATATGCACTGGAAGCATTTAGAGTATATGCGGCTGGCTATCTTTTGAAGCCTGTGGAACGTAAAGAAGTAGAAAAATGTACGAATATGATTGAAAAAAGGAGAAACACAGGTAAAAGCTTGCCAGAAAAAGAAAAGCTTTACGTAAGGTGCTTCGGCGATTTCTTTTGCTACAGCAACGGTGAAATGCCCAGATATTTTAAGTGGAGAACGGCGAAAACTAGAGAGTTGATGGCAATTCTAAATCATTTCAAAGGACAACCCGTACACCGAGATCAGCTCTTGGATTGGTTGTGGCCAGAAAAAGATATCAAAAGAGCGGTTCAAAATTTTCATGCGACCAGCTATTATTTGCGAAATCAGCTTGAAAAAAACGGGTTTAAGCATGTCTTTGAACAAAAAAATGGACAATATCATTTGAATATGAAATATATAGACAGTGACTTATGTAAAATGGATAAGATAATAGATAAAATAAAGAATGAAGAGCAAAAAACAGAAGATTATCTTGCCTTGGTCCAGTTATACAAAGGACATTATTTTGAAAAGCAGGGATATCTCTGGGCATTAGATAGCCAAGAAGGGTATCGACAAACCTTTGAAAGCGTTCAAATGCGGTTGCATCACTATTATGTGCAGAAAAACGAACGGCAGAAAGCCGAAAAGGCATTGAAAGATATTATAGAAATAGATCAACTGAATGAAGAAGCCTATGGAATGTTAATAACCTTTTATCTAAACCAGAAAAACCATGTGATGGCCATAAAAATCTATGAAATGATGTACCGTCTTTTTCAGGAAGAATTAGGAATAGAGCCGCCTCCCCAAATAACGAAAATGTTTAACGGAGTGACTTTGACACCTTAA